In Bacteriovorax stolpii, a single genomic region encodes these proteins:
- a CDS encoding DUF6178 family protein: MSETPKKPSKNDPLTILMKESDAYNHLDQIEKYVEGGQDLSVLPVQPVYLALRKLPLDKVAEYLPKFSKEQREVFMDIDLWQKDEIDVEHFTYWLQAYSLVEDEAVRTDFVTSEQFLLFLKSRFNVWSFDVEDPNYPDHDNYFLTDDNQLLFEFDETFPYVDEVRSLIRHIYYELGVENAYAFLFKMVSDSFSILQEEEYQLRKERMRDYGFVDYIDALEAENPFINIDFLNLFIQKKTAATGSIDEVSKNQNLHNSSLVAFKDHFKKVIDELLKVSDQKRADFLQFNFVRLINARLESQGSLKKGSVAMTRTGSQTKNLILLGFNYIKSTDYLKETPEEGLFTLFSFSDLYKIGNSLIKFNLKDLKKALAAHGFEGDKETFLGDYWSDFLDNSFDTPTKFHAPKDDSPKTIIEFEEYQMWLYKTKTLMALMPFASKFYETLTTLKEEGRLMDSYYLNYTVDDINFESLLLSNFANFYLSSFNENPSQNNGAKLGLTIDEYKAFSQGVVSPSEGKFILTPELFKKIQKFSETYGLNQVFDFNNYLQDLLKSQMEGYDIDSMSDEDFKHVGGPIILTVVKH, translated from the coding sequence ATGAGCGAAACACCTAAAAAACCAAGTAAAAACGATCCCTTAACTATCCTAATGAAAGAGTCTGATGCCTACAATCACCTCGATCAGATTGAAAAGTACGTTGAAGGAGGCCAGGACCTCTCGGTTTTACCCGTCCAGCCAGTTTATCTGGCCCTAAGGAAATTACCTTTAGACAAGGTCGCCGAGTATCTTCCGAAATTCTCCAAAGAGCAGCGCGAAGTTTTTATGGATATCGATCTTTGGCAAAAAGATGAAATCGATGTGGAGCACTTTACGTATTGGTTACAGGCCTATTCCTTAGTGGAAGATGAAGCAGTGAGAACTGATTTTGTAACCAGCGAACAGTTCCTGTTGTTTTTAAAAAGCCGCTTCAATGTCTGGAGCTTTGATGTCGAAGACCCGAATTACCCAGACCATGACAATTATTTTTTAACTGACGACAACCAACTTCTTTTTGAATTTGATGAAACATTCCCATACGTCGATGAAGTTCGTTCACTGATTCGCCATATTTATTACGAATTGGGAGTGGAGAATGCTTACGCATTCTTATTTAAAATGGTCTCTGATTCATTTTCTATTTTACAGGAAGAAGAGTATCAACTGCGCAAAGAGCGCATGAGAGATTATGGTTTTGTCGATTATATCGATGCGCTTGAAGCGGAAAACCCGTTTATCAACATCGACTTCTTAAATCTTTTCATTCAGAAAAAAACGGCAGCGACTGGTAGCATTGATGAAGTTTCCAAGAATCAAAACCTGCATAATTCATCGCTGGTTGCCTTTAAAGATCACTTTAAAAAAGTCATCGATGAACTTTTAAAAGTTTCAGATCAAAAGCGCGCGGACTTCCTGCAGTTTAATTTCGTCAGACTCATTAATGCCCGCCTTGAGTCTCAAGGCTCACTGAAAAAAGGTTCAGTGGCCATGACGAGAACTGGCTCGCAGACAAAAAATCTTATTCTTCTTGGTTTTAATTATATCAAGTCGACAGACTATTTAAAGGAAACACCAGAAGAAGGGCTCTTTACACTTTTTAGTTTCAGCGACCTGTATAAAATTGGAAACTCGCTGATCAAATTCAATTTAAAAGACTTAAAAAAGGCCCTGGCCGCTCACGGCTTCGAAGGGGATAAAGAGACATTCCTAGGAGACTACTGGAGTGATTTCTTGGATAACTCTTTTGATACTCCGACAAAATTCCATGCCCCAAAAGATGATTCTCCAAAAACAATTATCGAGTTTGAAGAGTATCAGATGTGGCTCTATAAAACGAAAACGCTGATGGCCTTAATGCCATTTGCAAGTAAGTTCTATGAGACACTGACGACTCTCAAAGAAGAAGGGCGTTTAATGGACAGCTATTACTTAAACTACACAGTGGATGACATCAACTTTGAGTCACTTTTATTAAGTAACTTTGCCAACTTCTACTTAAGCTCATTTAATGAAAATCCTTCGCAAAATAATGGGGCCAAGCTGGGACTGACCATTGATGAGTATAAAGCATTTTCTCAGGGAGTCGTCTCTCCTTCGGAAGGGAAGTTCATCCTGACTCCAGAGCTCTTTAAAAAGATCCAGAAATTCTCAGAGACTTATGGCCTTAATCAGGTCTTTGATTTCAACAATTACCTGCAGGATCTTCTAAAATCGCAGATGGAAGGCTACGACATCGATTCGATGTCGGATGAAGATTTTAAACACGTCGGCGGACCTATTATCCTGACTGTCGTTAAGCACTAA
- a CDS encoding bacteriohemerythrin → MNFLLILLTLLLTFAVYFVYKFLRDRKNILSNLDNVSTISFDLTGSAEQVSTVSSDLFKASEEQLDTLNSTVSASHEINSMIMRTSDNAKDLNDKASGLQDMASEGHKIVQEMVSSSLEIKVGSENFQSQMQDSINELSQSLMVIKEIAEKTKLINEIVFQTKLLSFNASVEAARAGEHGKGFAVVAEEINKLAQVSGNSADEISKIVEKSVTSVNQALEKTKVKVERLTSDTAKRSEAGYNQAKSCETIFSSITGQIAEINSMVQEISVATKEQSQGVELLDKAIGNLQEVADRNRLVASQSTEHAHAFADQTKDLIKFTENMKFYLPKDKNKVKKLQQFVWNDKLMLGVDKMDDEHKILVNKINILVDALSAQYVKKDKITLYNAFKDLAAYTREHFGHEEKFMESIGYPQLNSHKKIHEKLLEQVGRYGEQIEKGTLDDQKLISFLRNWLISHIMGVDMQYAGHYHEEKAA, encoded by the coding sequence ATGAATTTTTTATTGATACTTCTCACACTTCTTCTGACTTTTGCTGTGTACTTTGTATACAAGTTTTTAAGAGACAGAAAAAATATCCTAAGCAACCTGGATAATGTCTCAACAATCAGCTTTGACCTCACTGGATCGGCCGAACAGGTTAGTACTGTTAGCTCAGATCTTTTTAAAGCTTCTGAAGAGCAGCTTGATACCCTTAACTCTACTGTTTCTGCCAGTCATGAAATTAATTCAATGATCATGCGAACTAGCGACAATGCTAAAGACCTTAATGACAAGGCCTCAGGTCTCCAGGATATGGCGAGCGAAGGACATAAGATCGTTCAAGAGATGGTAAGTTCAAGTCTTGAAATTAAAGTGGGAAGTGAAAACTTCCAGTCCCAAATGCAAGACAGTATCAATGAGCTTTCTCAGTCACTCATGGTTATTAAAGAGATCGCAGAAAAAACCAAACTTATTAATGAAATCGTTTTTCAAACAAAACTTCTCTCTTTTAATGCTTCAGTCGAAGCGGCCCGCGCTGGTGAGCACGGAAAAGGATTCGCAGTCGTAGCAGAAGAAATCAATAAACTCGCTCAAGTCAGTGGTAACTCTGCTGATGAGATTTCTAAAATCGTTGAAAAGAGTGTGACGTCTGTTAATCAGGCGCTGGAAAAAACAAAAGTCAAAGTTGAGAGGTTAACATCTGATACGGCCAAAAGAAGCGAGGCAGGATACAATCAGGCAAAAAGCTGTGAGACTATCTTCTCCTCTATTACCGGCCAGATTGCAGAAATCAATTCGATGGTGCAGGAAATTTCTGTGGCCACAAAAGAGCAGTCTCAAGGTGTTGAGCTTTTAGATAAGGCGATTGGAAACCTTCAGGAAGTTGCAGACAGAAACCGTTTAGTGGCCAGTCAGTCGACTGAGCACGCCCACGCTTTTGCTGATCAGACAAAAGACCTGATCAAGTTCACTGAGAACATGAAATTTTATCTTCCGAAAGATAAAAACAAAGTCAAAAAACTTCAACAGTTCGTCTGGAACGACAAGCTTATGCTTGGAGTTGATAAGATGGACGATGAACATAAGATCCTGGTTAACAAGATCAATATCCTGGTGGACGCCCTCTCTGCCCAGTATGTAAAAAAAGACAAGATCACTCTCTACAATGCTTTCAAAGACCTTGCGGCCTATACTCGCGAGCACTTTGGCCATGAAGAAAAGTTCATGGAGTCAATCGGCTACCCTCAGCTTAACTCTCACAAAAAGATTCACGAAAAACTCCTTGAACAAGTCGGCCGTTATGGCGAGCAGATTGAAAAAGGAACTCTCGATGACCAAAAACTTATCTCGTTTCTAAGAAACTGGCTAATCAGTCACATCATGGGTGTGGATATGCAATATGCCGGTCACTACCACGAAGAGAAAGCAGCTTAA